In Scophthalmus maximus strain ysfricsl-2021 chromosome 5, ASM2237912v1, whole genome shotgun sequence, a single window of DNA contains:
- the si:dkey-154p10.3 gene encoding zinc finger protein 84, which translates to MFCCKGQRSHPAPENTDCLIRAEWAVMSSANQRYHAISPVTLQLVGGAVSSSLYCGEVEGLSGEGAGLVEAFLVELYRCRLCQFTCALKTSISSHLLHRHRPPALTYLGDTEEGDGAEGGEETGLQQGAAPYQLDLNGQSKQSDEDEDFLLYNMLDNMSPPPCDITTEGGLQVAHTCEVSTLFEEEVEEEVGGGSVDLSCPIDPPSTQEEMDQSAHLMTLGLCRISAARPHPPLPPTPTQPPPPPEDPPVMSQPDVKQTCQTSHVSTTTRRRNLPCFLCPVTLPSRRVLDVHVRSHRAAGGFSCVRCSWTVDRWDELEPHWRSHCRRRRRRRRRNEEEEEEEEEEEEEEEELLSCPVCLNTLSSQNTGLHCSCSDGWRGLLIGQAVGKEAEHTDRQTPGSQSDATLSVTSIRHTGSLQSVTDRKKRRRKKNKTRRKKKQEEEQTGFCCSLCHRKFSSKLTLRRHLSVHTGEKPFTCPYCSYCSRLKGSLLQHLRTHTGEKPYRCSQCSYASIDRSSLLRHCRTHSQEKPYRCQHCDYSSIQKKSLDLHARRHHTGEAFPCRQCEYSSADRQLLLRHVRRHHAPSQPPL; encoded by the exons ATGTTTTGCTGCAAGGGTCAACGGTCACATCCTGCTCCCGAAAACACAGACTGTCTAATCAGAGCCGAGTGGGCGGTGATGTCATCAGCAAACCAGAGGTACCATGCCATCAGCCCTGTCACTCTGCAGCTGGTAGGCGGGGCTGTGAGCTCCAGTCTGTActgtggggaggtggaggggctttcaggggagggggcggggctggtGGAGGCCTTCCTGGTGGAGCTGTATCGCTGTAGACTCTGTCAGTTCACCTGCGCCCTCAAGACCTCCATCAGCAGCCACCTTCTGCACAGGCACCGCCCCCCTGCCCTCACCTACCTGGGGGACACTGAAGAAGGGGACGGGGCcgagggtggagaggagacagggctccagcagggggcggcgCCCTATCAGCTGGATCTGAACGGACAGTCGAAGCAGAGCGACGAGGATGAGGACTTCCTGCTCTACAACATGCTGGACAACATGAGCCCGCCCccctgtgacatcaccacggAGGGAGGGCTGCAGGTCGCACACACCTGTGAg GTCAGCACTCTGTtcgaggaggaagtggaggaggaggtgggggggggttcagtgGATCTCTCATGTCCCATTgaccccccctccacccaggAGGAGATGGATCAGTCTGCTCACCTCATGACTCTCGGACTGTGTCGCATCTCAGCCGCAAGAcctcatccccccctcccccccacacccacccagccccctcccccacctgAAGACCCCCCTGTCATGTCCCAGCCGGATGTGAAGCAGACATGTCAGACGTCACACGTCTCCACGACGACGAGGAGACGGAATCTGCCTTGTTTCCTGTGTCCCGTGACGCTGCCGTCCAGGCGGGTGCTGGACGTCCATGTCCGGTCGCACCGAGCGGCCGGCGGCTTCAGCTGTGTCCGCTGCAGCTGGACAGTCGACAGGTGGGACGAGCTGGAGCCGCACTGGAGGAGCcactgcaggaggaggcggaggaggaggaggaggaatgaggaggaggaggaggaggaggaggaggaggaggaggaggaggaggagctgttgagctgtcctgtctgtctgaataCGCTCTCGTCCCAAAACACTGGTCTTCACTGCAGCTGCTCAG ATGGGTGGAGGGGTCTGCTGATTGGACAAGCAGTAGGGAAGGAGGCAGAGCATACAGACAG acagacacctgGCAGCCAATCAGACGCCACCTTGAGTGTGACCAGCATCCGTCACACGGGGTCACTGCAGAGCGtcacagacaggaagaagaggaggaggaagaagaataagacgagaagaaagaaaaaacaagaagaagaacagacaggtttctgctgctcactgtgtCACAG GAAGTTTTCCTCTAAACTGACACTGAGGCGTCACCTGAGtgtccacacaggtgagaagcctTTCACCTGTCCTTACTGCTCGTACTGCAGCCGCCTGAAGGGGTCGCTGCTGCAACACCTGAGGACTCACACAG GTGAGAAGCCGTACAGGTGTTCTCAGTGTTCCTATGCGTCGATCGATCGCAGCTCTCTGCTCCGACACTGTCGGACTCACAGTCAGGAGAAACCGTACAGGTGTCAACACTGTGACTAtagcag TATCCAGAAGAAGAGTCTGGACCTCCACGCTCGCCGGCACCACACAGGTGAAGCGTTTCCGTGTCGACAGTGTGAGTACTCAAGTGCGGaccgtcagctgctgctcagacacGTCCGCAGACACCACGCCCCCTCCCAGCCCCCTCTATGA